One window of the uncultured Treponema sp. genome contains the following:
- the mazF gene encoding endoribonuclease MazF → MVKSKYVPEKGDLVWLDFDPQTGHEQKGRRPAVCVSQKKYNQKIGLALFCPVTSRIKGYPFEIVLENHSITGCILSDQVKNLDWTQRNCDFIEKATEEEINSVVDNIKLMIE, encoded by the coding sequence ATGGTAAAATCAAAATATGTTCCTGAAAAGGGCGACTTGGTCTGGCTGGATTTTGATCCGCAGACTGGACACGAGCAAAAAGGTCGCCGCCCCGCAGTTTGCGTTTCCCAGAAAAAATACAATCAGAAAATAGGACTTGCCTTGTTCTGCCCTGTTACAAGCCGTATAAAAGGCTATCCCTTTGAAATCGTGCTGGAAAATCATTCTATCACCGGCTGCATTTTAAGCGACCAGGTAAAGAATCTTGACTGGACTCAGAGAAACTGTGATTTTATAGAAAAGGCAACAGAGGAAGAAATAAATTCTGTCGTTGATAATATAAAGCTG
- a CDS encoding AbrB/MazE/SpoVT family DNA-binding domain-containing protein — protein sequence MQTVVQKWGNSLGFRIPSLWAKDNNVRSGSKIEVIVEKGKMVILPQKKSLDDMLAMVTPENIHSEVSTGNAVGKEEW from the coding sequence ATGCAGACTGTAGTTCAGAAATGGGGGAATAGCCTCGGTTTTAGAATTCCTTCCCTTTGGGCAAAAGACAACAATGTAAGAAGCGGCAGTAAAATTGAAGTGATTGTTGAAAAAGGAAAAATGGTTATTCTTCCTCAGAAAAAATCACTTGATGATATGTTGGCTATGGTAACGCCAGAGAACATTCATTCAGAAGTTTCAACAGGCAATGCTGTAGGAAAAGAAGAATGGTAA